The Euphorbia lathyris chromosome 3, ddEupLath1.1, whole genome shotgun sequence genome contains a region encoding:
- the LOC136223328 gene encoding uncharacterized protein, which translates to MVRNEPKSVRRPLRDLPNANRSSQINSHNGGGGGGRVSKSMKVSKKLISNSKKELENQHMAAAVHQEEGGGGEEEDEGYLDRLLLVQSDLSSFTRQIDELVAQAFTMKPPSKQGKREIESFSLVLSDMLLSLKPWVPRFQKVLSCPSSENKNQLAPSMTDTKVSAVNENEIFEVESPEHTTMNSLISPSPLVSWRAEGNIGRGRQLFLLTPLSLSKTLSSKRRNLYKSAHESIVSNPAVEIPSFLAVSSDVNDDSPEGIAINPTPNKPSASVVKKAKTAQNFKSVSSPTFSRNDNPIFVTTPCLKMSPPKSCLVLEPISVTSHKGKAIARKSTPFPVGIHTQNSESSSGSEDSDGLALKYPELLGIQWAYKSRMGKKDLEASPNWSFSPPKTCVLLEPSDEKPLDSSVTDNDLPISVPVFNQKKELILSEECNDQGGSNQIKKPCGKETTGGNYLTLIESTPAWKEPESSMRIGKRPGENTLKKELWTKFEAASAYAFHLDVSAFPKTAQKGFLDMLDEVSLDGENADDDGLR; encoded by the exons ATGGTGAGAAACGAACCCAAGTCTGTAAGGAGACCGTTGAGGGATTTACCGAATGCTAACCGTAGTAGTCAAATTAACAGCCAtaatggtggtggaggaggaggaagagtcTCGAAATCTATGAAGGTAAGTAAGAAATTGATCTCAAACTCGAAGAAGGAATTAGAAAATCAACATATGGCTGCTGCAGTTCAccaagaagaaggaggaggaggagaagaagaagatgaaggttaTCTCGATCGCCTCTTGCTTGTCCAGTCTGATCTCTCCTCTTTCACCCGTCAG ATTGATGAACTTGTTGCACAAGCATTTACAATGAAGCCACCAAGCAAACAAGGGAAAAGAGAAATTGaatctttttctcttgtattgtCAGATATGCTTTTATCTTTAAAG CCATGGGTTCCTAGATTTCAAAAGGTGCTCTCCTGTCCCTCTTCTGAGAATAAGAATCAACTGGCGCCGAGTATGACCGACACAAAAGTTTCTGCTgtaaatgaaaatgaaatttttgaGGTTGAAAGTCCAGAACATACCACAATGAACTCATTGATCTCTCCATCTCCCCTTGTTTCCTGGCGTGCTGAGGGTAATATTGGGAGAGGTAGACAGCTCTTTCTGCTTACACCTCTTTCTTTATCCAAAACATTGTCATCCAAACGTCGGAACTTGTATAAATCAGCACATGAAAGTATTGTTTCAAACCCTGCTGTTGAGATACCATCATTTCTAGCAGTTTCTAGTGATGTAAATGATGATTCACCTGAAGGTATAGCTATTAACCCAACCCCAAACAAGCCTTCTGCTTCAGTTgtgaaaaaagcaaaaaccGCTCAAAATTTTAAATCTGTTTCCTCTCCAACCTTTTCCAGAAATGACAACCCTATCTTTGTTACGACTCCATGCTTAAAGATGTCCCCTCCAAAATCTTGCCTAGTGCTTGAACCGATTTCTGTAACATCTCATAAAGGCAAGGCTATAGCTCGGAAATCGACCCCATTTCCTGTTGGAATTCATACACAGAACTCTGAATCCTCCTCTGGAAGTGAAGATTCTGATGGTTTAGCTTTGAAGTATCCAGAGCTCTTGGGAATACAATGGGCCTATAAGTCCAGGATGGGAAAGAAAGACTTAGAGGCATCTCCCAATTGGTCCTTTTCACCTCCTAAAACCTGTGTTTTGTTAGAGCCATCTGATGAGAAGCCGCTTGATAGTTCTGTTACTGATAATGACTTGCCTATCAGTGTTCCTGTCTTCAATCAGAAAAAAGAATTGATTTTATCAGAAGAATGCAACGATCAAGGCGGTTCTAATCAGATCAAGAAACCTTGTGGCAAAG AAACTACAGGTGGCAACTACTTGACACTAATAGAAAGCACGCCGGCATGGAAAGAACCTGAAAGTTCAATGAGGATAGGGAAGCGACCAGGTGAGAATACTTTAAAGAAGGAACTATGGACAAAGTTTGAAGCAGCTTCTGCTTATGCGTTTCATTTAGATGTATCTGCATTTCCAAAAACTGCACAAAAAGGATTTCTTGATATGCTTGATGAAGTTTCTTTGGATGGAGAAAATGCAGATGATGATGGTTTGAGATGA